One Thermofilum pendens Hrk 5 DNA segment encodes these proteins:
- the pyk gene encoding pyruvate kinase translates to MAKVKLVATLGPSSWSEETMKRMVAEGVNAFRLNFSHVDYARFEELAKQVRRLETPLRPLTLIADLQGPVIRLGEFAPFQVRPGDRVTFTLSSKTEEKYAVPVPNGVFFEIVREGDEVLVEGGRLAFRIVDAGPEKAVGEALLEGEVKPRKTVTVRGKDIPLPTITEKDLRDIEFSVKAGFDAIALSFVRSSSDVQRLRDILFDYGAEDVKIIAKIETKSAVEDLDSILQKSDAALVARGDLANFYGLEEIYSIQRYIISRARRFGKPSIVATQLLESMISNPLPTRSEVVDVITAVRMGADALLLAGETAAGKYPVESVYWLRRIVEEAEREPLEVEDVAPDKSDLYESIAKGVVSLAEVISGKIIAFSEKGNTARRISKFRPKAGLIVFTNDPATARYVNMIYGVRVVYDPSLSKADQNLFSKMLSKALEHNLVNLGDLVVFTSGRRRGSTDLVSVERVKSE, encoded by the coding sequence ATGGCAAAAGTCAAGCTAGTAGCGACGCTGGGTCCTTCGTCTTGGTCAGAGGAGACGATGAAGAGGATGGTCGCAGAGGGGGTCAACGCCTTCAGGCTGAACTTCTCCCACGTGGACTACGCCAGGTTCGAAGAGCTGGCCAAGCAAGTGAGAAGGTTGGAGACCCCTCTTAGGCCCTTGACCTTGATAGCTGACCTTCAGGGACCCGTCATCAGGCTTGGAGAGTTCGCCCCGTTTCAGGTCAGGCCTGGAGATAGGGTAACCTTTACACTTTCTAGTAAAACTGAGGAGAAGTACGCGGTACCTGTACCCAACGGTGTATTCTTTGAGATAGTCAGAGAAGGGGACGAAGTCCTCGTGGAGGGTGGAAGGCTAGCGTTCAGAATAGTGGACGCTGGACCTGAAAAAGCGGTTGGGGAAGCGTTGCTCGAGGGAGAGGTCAAACCCCGGAAAACTGTGACCGTCCGGGGAAAGGATATCCCGCTTCCCACGATAACCGAGAAAGACCTCAGAGACATCGAGTTCTCCGTAAAGGCGGGGTTCGACGCGATAGCTCTGAGCTTTGTAAGGAGCTCCAGCGATGTCCAGCGCCTGAGAGACATCCTGTTCGACTACGGCGCCGAGGACGTAAAGATAATCGCGAAGATAGAGACTAAAAGCGCCGTCGAAGACTTGGACTCTATCCTGCAGAAAAGCGACGCTGCTTTAGTCGCCCGCGGAGACCTAGCCAACTTCTACGGGTTGGAGGAGATCTACTCCATTCAGCGCTACATAATCTCGAGGGCCCGGAGATTCGGCAAGCCCAGCATCGTCGCTACCCAACTTCTCGAGTCGATGATCAGCAACCCGTTGCCTACAAGAAGCGAGGTTGTAGACGTTATCACGGCAGTCAGGATGGGTGCCGATGCCTTGCTACTAGCAGGCGAGACCGCAGCCGGGAAGTATCCCGTGGAGTCCGTTTACTGGTTGAGGAGGATAGTAGAGGAGGCTGAGAGAGAACCTTTGGAGGTCGAGGACGTGGCTCCAGATAAAAGCGATCTCTACGAGTCGATAGCGAAGGGAGTCGTCTCGCTCGCGGAGGTAATATCTGGGAAGATAATCGCCTTCAGCGAGAAAGGCAACACTGCGCGCCGCATCTCGAAGTTCAGGCCCAAAGCTGGGCTCATAGTGTTCACGAACGATCCGGCCACTGCCCGCTACGTCAACATGATCTACGGCGTAAGGGTAGTCTACGACCCGAGCCTCTCAAAAGCCGACCAGAACCTATTCTCGAAGATGCTGTCAAAAGCCCTGGAACATAACTTGGTGAACCTAGGAGACCTCGTGGTGTTTACCTCCGGGAGGAGGCGCGGCTCAACGGATCTAGTCTCCGTGGAGAGAGTGAAGAGCGAGTAA